In Asterias amurensis chromosome 4, ASM3211899v1, one genomic interval encodes:
- the LOC139936643 gene encoding thyrotropin-releasing hormone receptor-like: protein MVISHTMESAVNETEVSCFNVDEDAVELLMYSPAQKCTITVILPIVLTFGILNNVAFLFVVFRVRGMKTVTNACLANLAVADMIFLVTAIGQRLYTYCKSPIYPDATPVGLVGCELGNLTKSTTYLAALCSVTLVSMERYEGVCHPQRSHNRTGRKTFRWLIVFSWLGAFFVSATFIPSYLKYTTTCVIWPEQYSHWPTTWSTCNPLESWLTIYKHVVQSIPFIVAFVVNVVLYVNIVRGLNASVRRGRLTSLKDKNVKLRNQIAWMLIVNGLVFFLLLSPYECLSLVKAMTARHSEPPAVMIEEMFKCLSYVNSAINPVIYISMSSRYRSAFCAAFLPPFGKNKFGKATTVSQNSAISSLLDICRDSQV, encoded by the coding sequence ATGGTGATTTCACACACCATGGAGTCGGCGGTGAACGAAACCGAAGTGAGCTGCTTCAACGTGGATGAGGATGCCGTGGAGTTGCTCATGTACTCCCCAGCACAAAAGTGCACCATAACGGTCATCTTGCCAATCGTACTGACTTTTGGTATCCTCAACAATGTCGCCTTTCTTTTTGTGGTTTTCCGAGTGCGGGGCATGAAAACAGTCACAAATGCCTGCCTCGCCAACTTAGCAGTTGCAGATATGATTTTCCTAGTGACAGCAATAGGACAACGCCTGTATACTTACTGTAAGTCACCTATTTATCCAGACGCTACACCCGTTGGTTTGGTCGGGTGTGAGTTGGGAAACCTTACCAAGAGTACGACATATCTTGCGGCACTGTGCTCGGTAACACTTGTGTCTATGGAACGCTATGAAGGTGTCTGCCACCCGCAAAGGAGCCACAACAGAACGGGGAGGAAAACATTTCGCTGGTTGATCGTGTTCTCATGGCTTGGTGCTTTCTTCGTTTCGGCAACTTTCATACCAAGTTATCTCAAGTACACGACAACCTGTGTGATATGGCCGGAGCAGTACAGCCACTGGCCGACAACTTGGAGTACGTGCAACCCTTTAGAGTCCTGGTTGACGATTTACAAGCACGTGGTGCAGAGCATACCGTTCATAGTGGCTTTTGTTGTCAATGTGGTGCTCTACGTGAACATAGTGCGCGGGCTCAACGCGTCCGTGAGACGGGGGCGACTGACCAGCCTAAAAGACAAGAATGTCAAACTTCGGAACCAGATAGCCTGGATGCTTATCGTGAATGGGTTGGTGTTTTTCCTGTTGCTGTCTCCATACGAGTGTCTATCTTTAGTAAAGGCGATGACAGCAAGACACAGTGAACCCCCAGCGGTCATGATCGAGGAGATGTTCAAATGCTTGTCGTATGTGAATTCGGCCATTAATCCAGTGATTTATATCTCTATGAGTAGCCGATATAGATCTGCGTTCTGTGCAGCTTTCCTCCCGCCATTCGGTAAGAATAAATTCGGCAAGGCGACAACTGTGTCTCAGAACAGCGCCATATCGAGCCTTCTGGACATTTGCAGGGATTCTCAAGTGTAA